DNA sequence from the Pedobacter sp. W3I1 genome:
CTGGTAGTGCCGTATCTTCAGCCGGGGCACTCGGGCTCAGGATCTCAATATAGATAAATTTATCGCAGGCGGTGATAAATGGTTTAAGTGTTTTCTTTTCACCAATCCCGATTACTTTCATGCCTGCTTCACGGAGCCTGGTGGCCAGTCTGGTAAAGTCGCTGTCGCTGGAGACGATGCAAAAACCGTCTACCTTGCCGGTATACAGGATGTCCATCGCATCGATAATCAGTGCGCTGTCGCTGGAATTTTTGCCGCTCGAGTAGCTGTATTGCTGGATGGGTGTGATGGCATGGTCGAGCAGTACCTTCTTCCAGCCGGAAACGGTTGGTCTGGTCCAGTCGGCATATATCCGTTTGAAGGTTGGGGTGCCGTATTTGGCAATTTCTTCGAACATTTCCTTTACATGGGCATAAGGTACGTTGTCTGCGTCTATGAGTACGGCAAGTTTCAGGTCTTTATCCATTTTGGTTTATAAAGATGGGTTAAGATGGATATAAAATCCAGCAAGGGTAAAGTTGGTGATTTTATTTATTAAATTTTCTATGATGAAGTTTTTTAATAGAACCGGAAAGCCCGCAGCTGAACTTCGAAAATCCATGTGGCGCAAGATCCCGGTAAGTGTAAAGTATATAATTTGTTCAAAGACCGTCCGGATGGCAATGTAAATATCCGGACGGTCTTTCTTGATAGCGTCTTTAATCTGCGGCTCTACATTCCGTCCGATCGCATAGCAAAAACTAATTTTACGTGTCTAAAGGCATTTGCTTCGCTCCATTCATTGTCGTAGTTTAAACCGTAAGGCCAAAAATGCCCGCCTCCTGTGTGTACGGCACCACTTTGACCATCAAAAATCTTAACAAGTGCTACGGTATTGGCTCCCGGGAAATCGCCTGTAGAGGTATTTGATGTCCACCCGGTGCTTAGCCCCACGCCATAAGTATGTGCAATTTCGTGCATTGCCGTACGAACATTCTGGTAACTGGTGTTTGCACCGAAACGTATATTTCCATTCGTACTGCCGTCGGCTGTAGGCACACCGGTGTTATATTGTACCGTAAGCGTGCGCGATGGCCAGTTGGCACCTGCATTATACCTCGAACAGGCATCGTTCATGGCATTGGTAATGCGTGTTACTACATCGGCAGGTACTCCAGTGCTGTTAAGTACCCAGCCCAATTGGCCGGTTGCATTAACTGTTAGTAAAGACCACTGCTGGTTCTCTCCGCCCCAGTAAGTCCATTGGTCTACATTGGCCCCATCATCAATTGACTGATTGGCGACATCGAGGTCCTTACCGCTGTTTCTGTTTACAATACGATAATAGCCATTGCCAAGTGAAGTAAATAGCCACTGCTGGTTGGTTGCTCCTGAATAGGTAAATATATTTACATTGTTTCCGTCGGCTGTTCCTGCCTGGTCTACCTGTAAGCCTTTGGAGCTATGCACGCCAATAATTGAATAGTAACCGCCAGAAAGCAGGGTTAAATTCCATTTTTGATTGGTTCCGCCTGTACCGCCGTACTGGGAAACATTAGCGCCATCTGCAGTCTGAAATCCACCAACATCGAGAACTTTCCCGCTTTTGCGGTTCACGATGTAAAAGGTGCCGTTAGTTGCGGATAGTGGAGTTTCATTAGGTGGTATTGCACCCAGTTTTCCCTTGATCGAAAGCGGATCTTTGCTTGTGTCTGGATGGGGGAGCTCGCCTTTTCTGCAACTGCCGACAAGTAAAAGAACGCCAAGCATCAAGATGCTGAACGGACCTGAGGTAGAGAATTTTGTTTTCATAAAAATTAGGTTAGGATGAATGAACAGGCATATGTAATGTTCGTTTGGTTGGTTTAAAGAGGGCATATGCTACTCATTTAGTTGAGCCCCTCTTTTTTGCTTTGAAATGTATAATTAATTGATTTAAATTAGTTTCAAAATCAGGAACAGGTTGCCGCTGGTACATTGGCTAAATGAACCTGGTGATGCTTTTTTAACCATGTAAGGTTTGTATGCAATAAAAGATGATGAGCAGCCGTTTAACAGTGCCTGAAATTTCCGTTACGAAAAGATTGACGTTACCAGTGAATGTTTAGTGAACGGTAAGCGGCTTCAGGAAATTTGATTGAATGGCCAATAAGAACATTAGTTTTGGTAAAGCCTGATATTCTGCTGATTTTCAATGCCAGAAGAATTTTTACATGCGAGGATAATTGGGCGTTTTGTAGCATAATTTAGTTTTTCATGTCGGTTAAAGGTTTGTTCATCGGAAAACTGGTTATATCAATTTGAATTGCCTACAACCATCAATTACCCATTAGGTAATCTGGGATAATCAGGATCTATTATGTTATACTTGGTTGAAACAAATTAACTACAAAAAATATGCATGTAGTGAGGGGTAATATCATCAAAATGAGGGGGCAAACTCTTTTTGTTTTTGCTGTTATTGCTTTATTTTAAGCTTTTTATAGAAATTGTATTTTTATATGCGTCTTTTTTAGGTTTATTTTTTCTCTGGTAAAAGAAAAAACAGATGTGGTGATCTAAGTTATAACCCAGCGTACAAAATCAGCTTCCGCATTGTAAATGATATGCCCGCAGCCATCGAATATC
Encoded proteins:
- a CDS encoding RICIN domain-containing protein, which translates into the protein MKTKFSTSGPFSILMLGVLLLVGSCRKGELPHPDTSKDPLSIKGKLGAIPPNETPLSATNGTFYIVNRKSGKVLDVGGFQTADGANVSQYGGTGGTNQKWNLTLLSGGYYSIIGVHSSKGLQVDQAGTADGNNVNIFTYSGATNQQWLFTSLGNGYYRIVNRNSGKDLDVANQSIDDGANVDQWTYWGGENQQWSLLTVNATGQLGWVLNSTGVPADVVTRITNAMNDACSRYNAGANWPSRTLTVQYNTGVPTADGSTNGNIRFGANTSYQNVRTAMHEIAHTYGVGLSTGWTSNTSTGDFPGANTVALVKIFDGQSGAVHTGGGHFWPYGLNYDNEWSEANAFRHVKLVFAMRSDGM
- a CDS encoding NYN domain-containing protein; the protein is MDKDLKLAVLIDADNVPYAHVKEMFEEIAKYGTPTFKRIYADWTRPTVSGWKKVLLDHAITPIQQYSYSSGKNSSDSALIIDAMDILYTGKVDGFCIVSSDSDFTRLATRLREAGMKVIGIGEKKTLKPFITACDKFIYIEILSPSAPAEDTALPEAESAAPLTKAQPLSKVDSGIIKLFTDSISDLADESGWAYLGDLGSLMMKKKPDFDARNYGYPKLLPLIKSITGLEIDERESGKGNVKHIYIRKQLQSAAKSINRNKTPKGKPNKNNQKQHRI